In the genome of Corythoichthys intestinalis isolate RoL2023-P3 chromosome 19, ASM3026506v1, whole genome shotgun sequence, one region contains:
- the LOC130907990 gene encoding leucine-rich alpha-2-glycoprotein-like encodes MNMFRAVVFFLAYFGHATSACPALCKCYSRRSEVVCNEVPLTEFPSVGLPENTTTLTIQFTNITSISEEDLKAIPKLKELHLFSNHLKNLSSHLLRGVPHLTTLDLTGNKLRHLPADVFSHAPLQILVLKNNLIEKAEASWLPDNSNLTWLDVSGNRLTNVPADFLKKIPHLENLDLSHNHLEKLSAGSLDPLTKLDRLNLRNNKLENLNASLLHSTRNLTYLFLSRNKLSRVPQNIFQELTQLKHLSLDDNQLSSIPSGLLNHLNALEDEGLDLTANPWMCDGKIEYLFGWLQKNQKKAFLPETIICSGPQSLKSRSVMSLKETDKVECADVSTMTSFPVDGLPPDTTVLSIWSTQISSIEASHLNAVPFLNRLQLYANKLDKLPSNLLQNASRLNSLDLTGNELGHLPPGVFNQKSLRNLVLKNNHIEQADAGWFADNNSLIWLDLSGNRLSDIPTALLQKLKHLEHLDLSDNNLQDLQPDALKNLHHLDILNLARNKLTTLPPTAFSHNPNLLRLFLQENLLRELPPSLFSGLQRLQMLLLNQNRLQHIPEGLLDGRNSSFQLILATNPWLCDGKIQYLWRWLNEHTQNVFYLEEVTCNRPEELKDRQVVSLTESELGLVR; translated from the exons ATGAACATGTTTCGTGCTGTTGTCTTCTTCCTGGCTTATTTCGGCCATGCTACTTCAGCATGCCCGGCGctttgcaaatgctactcaagAAGATCAGAGGTGGTCTGCAACGAGGTCCCCCTGACCGAATTCCCCTCTGTAGGTCTCCCAGAGAATACCACTACCCTTACCATCCAGTTCACTAACATCACATCCATTTCTGAGGAGGATCTCAAAGCGATACCCAAGCTGAAGGAGCTCCACCTGTTCAGCAATCACTTAAAAAACCTGTCCTCACATCTCCTCAGGGGCGTGCCACACCTCACCACTTTGGACCTGACTGGCAACAAACTGAGGCACTTGCCTGCAGATGTCTTCAGCCATGCCCCGCTTCAAATACTTGTGCTCAAAAACAACCTTATCGAGAAAGCGGAAGCTTCGTGGCTTCCAGATAACTCCAACCTTACCTGGCTGGACGTCTCTGGGAATCGTTTGACGAATGTCCCTGCGGATTTTCTTAAAAAGATCCCCCACTTGGAAAACCTTGACCTCTCCCACAACCATCTAGAGAAGCTCTCAGCAGGTTCCCTGGATCCACTCACCAAACTTGATCGCCTGAATCTGCGCAACAACAAACTCGAAAATCTCAACGCTTCTTTACTCCATAGCACCCGGAACCTTACCTACCTGTTCCTCTCCAGGAACAAGCTTAGTCGTGTACCCCAGAACATTTTTCAGGAGCTCACTCAGCTCAAACATCTCAGTCTGGATGACAACCAACTCAGCAGCATCCCCTCAGGACTGCTCAACCATCTGAACGCCCTGGAGGATGAGGGGCTGGATCTGACTGCAAACCCGTGGATGTGTGATGGGAAGATTGAGTACCTCTTCGGGTGGCTCCAGAAGAACCAAAAGAAAGCGTTCCTACCGGAGACCATCATTTGTTCCGGTCCTCAGTCTCTGAAGAGTCGCTCGGTGATGTCACTCAAAGAGACTGA TAAGGTGGAGTGCGCAGACGTCTCGACCATGACGTCATTCCCTGTTGACGGTTTACCACCCGACACAACTGTGTTGTCCATCTGGTCTACCCAGATTTCCTCTATTGAAGCAAGTCATTTAAATGCTGTGCCCTTTTTGAACAGGCTTCAACTGTACGCAAACAAATTGGACAAACTTCCTTCAAATCTACTGCAGAACGCTTCCCGGCTAAACTCATTGGACCTCACTGGAAATGAGCTTGGACATCTTCCTCCAGGAGTCTTCAACCAGAAGTCACTCCGAAACCTAGTcctcaaaaataatcacattgaACAAGCAGACGCAGGGTGGTTTGCTGATAACAACAGCTTAATCTGGTTGGACTTGTCCGGGAATCGGTTATCAGATATCCCAACAGCTTTGCTTCAGAAGCTAAAACATCTGGAACATCTGGACTTAAGTGACAACAACCTGCAAGATCTGCAACCAGATGCCCTGAAGAACCTGCACCATCTGGACATTCTTAACCTCGCCAGGAACAAACTCACCACTCTTCCTCCAACAGCCTTCAGTCACAACCCGAACCTCTTACGTCTGTTTCTACAGGAAAATCTTCTTAGAGAGCTTCCACCATCCCTTTTCTCAGGTCTGCAGCGTCTTCAGATGCTTCTTCTCAACCAGAACCGGCTCCAGCATATCCCCGAGGGCCTGCTAGATGGCAGGAATTCTTCTTTCCAGTTGATCCTAGCAACAAACCCATGGCTCTGTGATGGGAAAATACAGTATCTGTGGAGGTGGCTTAATGAGCATACACAGAATGTCTTTTATTTGGAGGAGGTGACATGCAACAGACCCGAAGAGCTCAAAGACAGACAAGTTGTGTCTTTAACTGAAAGTGAACTtggtctggtcagatga